The window cgctgcacaatgagaagaggtgaccggaccctgaggaagattgtaggaccgattccagaccttgggggacctgcggaagcagtggactgagtctggagtagaaacatccagagccactgtgtacaggagtgtgcaggaaatgggctacaggtgccgcattccccaggtcaagccacttttgaaccagaaacagcggcagaagcgcctggcctgggctacagagaagcagcactggactgttgctcagtggtccaaagtacttttttcggatgaaagcaaattttgcatgtcattcggaaatcaaggtgccagagtctggaggaagactgggcagagggaaatgccaaaatgcctgaagtccagtgtcaagtacccacagtcagtgatggtctggggtgtcatgtcagctgctggtgttggtctactgtgttttatcaagggcagggtcactgCAGcttgctatcaggagattttggagcacttcatgcttccatctgctgaaaagctttatggagataaagatttcatttttcagcacgacctggcacctgctcacagtgccaaaaccactggtaaatggtttactgaccatggtagtaCTGTGTTTAATTGGCCTGCcagctctcctgacctgaaccccgtagagaatctgtgggatattgtgaagagaaagttgagagacgcaagatccaacactctggatgagattaaggccgctatcgaagcatcctgggcctccataacacctcagcagtgccacaggctggttgcctccatgccacgccgcattgaagcagtcatttctgcaaaaggattcccgaccaagtattgagtgcctaactgaacataattatttgaaggttgacttttttgtattaaaaacacttttcttttcttGGTCGGattaaatatgctaattttttgggataggtattttgggttttcatgagctgtacgccaaaagcatcaatattagaaacaataaaaggcttgaactacttcagttgtgtgtaatgaatctaatatatatgaaagtctaatgcttATCAGTACATtagagacaataatgaactttatcacaatatgctaatttgagaaggacctgtatacgtCCCCGACAGCTAACAGTAACACAGTATCTGCAGTTTCTGCTCAAAGTGTAAATATAAAAAATCTGCACAGATAATAATGCATTAAAGTTTTTTTCCTGTTAAGATGACCTTGCGGAGATGTAGCACCCGTTTGATGTAAGCCTCTCGTAGCACTTCATCGTCCTGGATCTCTGCAGCATAAAcattctggatctgctgctgcagaTCTTTGATCAGCAAACAACATTTCTGTTCGTCTTCAATTTGCCGCTGCAGGTGGATTCTGCAGAAATCACACAGAAATCAAACAGTCATGACCCCAAAGGAAAAAATTAATTATCTTAGGAGATGATGGAGACAAGAAAATATCTAGCTACTTGGCCGAACAGACATGCGAGTGATTAATATAAACTCGCCTGTTGAATTCTGGAAGTTTCTCCAGGTCTAACAAAGCAGAATGAGTTGTGATCTTTGAAGGATTAAACTCAGACACCAGTTCGTCTATCCTCCGTCCCATTCGGTTAGCTACATGTAAGCATTAAGGTTCGGATTAGAATCTGTTGCTTTCAGTTTGTAAATGTTAATTTCTAGTTGATCACTCACTGTTGAATCCAGACCCACAGTTGGTTGTGATGTCCAGCAGAGCCTCTGGCAGCACCCCATCTCTCTGGAAGCTTTGAATAAAGATGTCGCCCTGTCTCTTAGAAAGTTTACTGCCATCTTTGTTCATCAACAGGGGCAGATGTCCAAAGGTGGGCGGCTGCCATCCCAGAGCCCGGTACATGAGGAGATGTTTGGAGGTAGAAATGAGCCACTCAGACCCTCGCAGGACATGGCTGATCTTCATGTAATGATCATCTATGACGTTAGCGAGGTGATACGTGGGAAAACCATCAGCTTTTATCACCACAGGATCGCCCTCCACCTAAAACAAGATGACAGCGGGCAGGAAAAAAGCCACAAAGATGGAAAAACTGGTGATTAGCTTCACATCATATCTataaactaaggccctgtccacatgtagcgggggatctgccaaaacgtagatatttttctacgttttggcctgtcatccacacgaaaacggagttttttcacacgaaaacggatctttttaaaaactccggccaaagtgaagatctgcgttttctccgttttgggtgtctgcatgtggacagacaaaaccggagttttaagatccgcaatgtcactttccgcgacaaaaaaatgctgacatcacgtgtgcgacctgtgtttacactagccggcatcatggaagccctcagagctgcgttctgtcactacccgatccatcaattgtccaagcgctttttgcttgtttgtttttgcaagcggaattactgctccttgcggaagaccacagacgaaggacaaggttaagaacgggggaagtactgccgcctacaggtctggcatgtccttaacaacgtatttacccgggtacgtgtggacagagttattttttaaaacgaggtggtgtggatgcaagtttttggaggggcggatattcgtttttttaaaaacccggctacgtgtggactaggcctaaatttcAGGTTTAATTACTCGGCCGTGCACGTTACTTGGTGTATAAGCCTGAATTCTGTTTTGTCATGAACTCCACAGAAGAAACTAAATCCTCTCACCTGAGCTACCTCATGACGACTCCACCCAAAGACCAAATCATGAAACGGCTCGACGCCTGCTTCCAGACGAAACCTGATCACGTGCGATGCCCCCTGAGCCTGCTTCTCCTGGACCTGGTCTGGTCGCAGGTGGCGGCACCTGTTGTCATACCTGTGGAGCCAACAATCAGCAACTGGACTCAGATAGAAAAGATGCACACATAAACTGGAAGGACCAGGTTAATTAATGTTTTTTGTCACCTTGGAGTCTGCCCAGCTCTCAGAGCCTCTTTTTTAAGTACTTCCAGCCTCTGGGGACTGCAGAAACAGTAGTATGCATGACCATGCTCAACAAGCTGCTGGGCTGTTTGAGTGTAGAGGTCTAATCTCTGAGACTGCAGGTATGGGCCCAGTGGCCCTCCTTGTCGAGGACTCTCATCTGGAGGTATACCTGCAGGAAAAGGTGAGCTCAAGAACCAGCAATCACACATCTTTCAAAAACTGAGTGATAATGAAGTTTCAAACCACTTCTCTTACCAGCCCACTCCAGCATATCCTCTATGGACTCTGCTGCTCCTGGTACCAGTCGGCTCTGATCAGTGTCCTCCAGGCGCAGGACGAAAACGCCACCATACTTCTTTGCAAAGATATAATTGTAAAGAGCAGTTCGGAGTCCTCCTAAATGCAAGAAACCTGCAGAGAAAAGCAACAAATACTCAAGAGATCAAAGCAGGTTTGAAAACGAATCGTTATTACACCTGTCAGGAGCATGAAAAAGAAAACAAGGTTTTTACCATTTCTATTAAACCACGAAAATAAGGATTCGAAAGAAGTTTTGTTTTCTTTAACAGAATGTTTAGTTTATGTAAAGCTTGAGGTTTTCCACCTAACAATGAAAGATGACAATTATTTGCAAAAGTTGCAGACAAAAGAAAAGTCTTCCCCTAACGTGTGTGCTAACAGGGAGCGTACCTGTGGGACTGGGGGCAAACCGGACCCTCACCTCGCCCTGAACGCTGGAGCAGCATCGGTTCTGAACCCGGAGCTCAACCCGTCCGGTTCTGCCCGCTGAAAGACACCGAAACGCTCTCTGAAGACCCAAACTGTCCCGAAAACACTGTTCGTAACATTTGACCCAAAGCCTCATGATGATGCAGCTCGGTCAAACGTGTTTCCCTACTAAGACAAAATCACTCTCGGGTCACACAGAGTACCCAAAACCACGCTAAAAGACGCAATTGTGAACAATCAACATAAAACGAAGCAGAACTTCAGCATTTCCCCTCTCGCGCTGACCACCTGCAATGTTTTGGTTCTCTCTTCGTCTTTCCGACACCGGAAGTAGTATTTGGGACTCAATAAACGCACATGCGCAACACTGCCACTTAGCGGAGGAGCGGAGGACTACTCCAGATCCGAACAGACTAAAATCAAAACATTTCACATGAATGCGAAATGTGCGCTTAAAGCAGAGGTGgacagagtactaaaatttcctacttatgtacaggtaaaagtacttgcctaaatttttactcaagtaaaagtaaaaagtatcataaataaaatgtactcaaagtaaaagttacttggttacatttttgtcagcgtaaggatggctacatctatgtagtgcaaaatcacaatgcCGGTTCGCAATTCGCTCGTGTGATTTATATAaatcacgcgcgcgcacacacacacacgcacacacacacacacacacacacacacacacacacacacacatacacacacacacaagactctagactatcaaaacctggatggctgagagctttctacagctgaatgaagataagactgagatcctcatctgtgccccagacaagctggttcccaaagtcagagactctcttggtcagcttacttctcacaccaaaccttctgtcaggaatcttggcgtgacctttgacccagctctcaccctggattctcatgtcagttctcttgtttgcacttccttcttccatctcaggaacattgctaagctgagtcccattctgtcccgctccgaacttgagacagttctccacaccttcatctcctcacgcttagactactgtaactctcttttcacgtgtctgagcagaacctcccttaaccgtctacaggtggttcagaatgcctgtgctcggcttctgaccaagtcctccaaacacacccacatcaccccgcttctcctccagcttcactggctgccagtcaacttcagggttcatttcaagatcctggttctggtctatagggccttacatggacaagcaccattttacattggtgatcttcttagtccctacacccccagcaggtccctgaggtccagtgatcaaagcctactggttgtgcagcaccaggctaaagaccaaaggtgacagatcatttgctgctgtggcccccagactctggaactctctccccctgagcctgagatcagtggactcagtggtctcctttaaaaagcagctgaaaactcacttgttcaagctggcttttgtatgaccttcttcaccactctctctttattctgctctccccacctattccaccttcctcaggatccactgatttccctctttcctattcactctctctctctttcttaacatttttgaaatcacaattgtctatttttgctcattttagatatatatagggctgcatggtggcgcagtggttagcactgttgcctcgcagcacgaaggtcgcatgttcgaaactcggctgtggcctttctgcgtgcagttgcgtgttctccccatgcatgcgtgggcttcctccgggtgctccggtttcccccacagattacAACATtccctgtaggttataaattgtaagtcgctttggataaaagcgtctgccaaataaataaacataaacataaataaatcaaatcaaatgacTTTCATTACATAGCTAATTATTTAGATCATGTGGTAGAATATTCCATTGGCTTTCTTATTTCACCAAACCCATCACACTATTTCTTTCAACTTCCTATAATTTACTTTTTATCactcttattttttttttcatacccAATTAATTTTGTTCAGATTTTCTTTGAATAAAAAATTGTCATGTGGTGGGAGGAAGTACATCCTGACCCAACAAGGAAACACAGCTATGCACCCTTACATTATCTTAGTGTATGGCTTTGGTAAACAACCTTGATGAGATTCTTGGGACCACATCTATTACAAATCTTGGCGTCATTTCTGGCTGCTTTTTCAAACTAGAAAAACAAAGTCAGTTCCAGATGTCGAATCAAGCATTTTTTTTCTACATCCATTAGTCAAAGTAAAATCCTGGTTCTAttttataaagtaaaaaataattcattcattcatttattcatttatagagcaccttccacaacctttagcagaagcccaaggtgctgaatacaacaataaagcaaatcatggaaatctcataaatattagaacaaattcaactgagcagaaaactagaaaaattaaatgtgggttgttgaacattagatccattttttctaagactttgttagttaatgacttgatttgtgataatcagatctctgctctctctcacagaatcctggctgcagcaagaggactatgttagcttaaatgagtcgactccttcaaattatttaaatcatcatattgctctaagtacagggcgaggaggaggagtagcaaccatttttcattcggacttattaatcagtcccttacagattaatagctacagttcttttgaacatcttattcttagttttccttatCCAGATTgttaaactgtaaaaccactcttgtttgtagtttcatatcgtccaccaggcccttactccgagtttttggatcagatctctgttttttttaatcagatttggtgctaaatactgataaggtcattgtagtgggggattttaatattcatgtggacattgaaaatgattgcctcaatgtagcctttagtaataccttagactcaattggttttactcaaagaatacatagctccacccactcctgccatcatacactagaccttgtgctgacttatggcatagagtgtgaggaaataacaatctttccacataatccagtcctctcggaccactttctgataacctttgagtttttataactgagttctcgagacatgaaagtaaatttcactatagtcggtctgtatctgacaacgcagttgcgtcttttaaatcaactgttccatctttactgtcc is drawn from Nothobranchius furzeri strain GRZ-AD chromosome 4, NfurGRZ-RIMD1, whole genome shotgun sequence and contains these coding sequences:
- the ears2 gene encoding nondiscriminating glutamyl-tRNA synthetase EARS2, mitochondrial; the encoded protein is MRLWVKCYEQCFRDSLGLQRAFRCLSAGRTGRVELRVQNRCCSSVQGEVRVRFAPSPTGFLHLGGLRTALYNYIFAKKYGGVFVLRLEDTDQSRLVPGAAESIEDMLEWAGIPPDESPRQGGPLGPYLQSQRLDLYTQTAQQLVEHGHAYYCFCSPQRLEVLKKEALRAGQTPRYDNRCRHLRPDQVQEKQAQGASHVIRFRLEAGVEPFHDLVFGWSRHEVAQVEGDPVVIKADGFPTYHLANVIDDHYMKISHVLRGSEWLISTSKHLLMYRALGWQPPTFGHLPLLMNKDGSKLSKRQGDIFIQSFQRDGVLPEALLDITTNCGSGFNTNRMGRRIDELVSEFNPSKITTHSALLDLEKLPEFNRIHLQRQIEDEQKCCLLIKDLQQQIQNVYAAEIQDDEVLREAYIKRVLHLRKGHISSLQELVSPTYSYLWVRPSLCSQQVAALTEEACLIASLVQKFVAERGEELSVDQLSKDLKTLAKQTKATKYREVMKLLRLVLSGLQQGPSVAEMMVSLGPAEVRHRFQKLLQLTDVS